A single region of the Desulfomonile tiedjei genome encodes:
- the pseI gene encoding pseudaminic acid synthase, translating to MLPLFINQRQISTDSPVYVVAEMSANHGQDFDQAVRIVETAKSCGADAVKLQTYTADTLTIDCDNEYFRIHGTVWHGQKLYELYRRASTPWEWQPRLKRIADDLGLDLFSTPFDATAVDFLEKMEVPCYKVASFEIVDLPLLRKIAETGKPIIMSTGMATLAEIDEAVQTVHDAGCSQLALLKCTSAYPAPPEEMNLLTIPHLSEAFQVPVGLSDHTLDLTVPVTAVALGACIIEKHFTLSRSTPGPDSAFSLEPQEFKAMVDAVRTVSRSLGAVHYGASENESQSRAFRRSLFVVESVKAGETFTEVNVRSIRPGHGLPPKFLEHIVGRKAARDIVRGTPLTWELVGG from the coding sequence ATGTTACCGCTATTCATCAACCAGAGACAAATCAGCACGGATAGCCCGGTATACGTGGTTGCGGAGATGTCGGCCAACCACGGGCAGGATTTCGATCAGGCGGTCCGTATAGTCGAAACCGCGAAATCCTGTGGAGCGGACGCTGTCAAACTCCAAACTTACACAGCCGATACCCTTACCATCGACTGCGATAACGAGTACTTCAGAATTCACGGCACGGTTTGGCATGGGCAGAAACTCTACGAACTCTATCGCCGGGCCTCCACTCCCTGGGAATGGCAGCCGCGTTTGAAAAGAATCGCGGACGATCTTGGGCTGGATCTCTTCAGCACACCGTTTGATGCTACTGCGGTAGACTTCTTGGAAAAGATGGAGGTGCCCTGCTACAAAGTGGCCTCTTTTGAAATTGTGGACCTTCCTCTGCTCCGAAAGATTGCTGAGACCGGGAAACCGATCATCATGTCAACCGGAATGGCTACCCTGGCTGAAATTGACGAGGCTGTGCAAACGGTCCATGATGCCGGTTGCAGTCAGTTGGCATTGCTCAAATGCACCAGCGCATACCCCGCGCCTCCTGAAGAAATGAACCTCCTGACAATTCCTCATCTTTCGGAAGCCTTTCAGGTCCCGGTGGGCCTTTCAGACCATACTTTGGATTTGACCGTGCCCGTTACCGCGGTGGCTCTAGGCGCCTGCATCATAGAAAAGCACTTCACGCTCTCCCGTTCCACGCCGGGGCCGGACAGTGCATTCTCGCTGGAGCCGCAGGAATTCAAAGCCATGGTGGATGCAGTCAGAACGGTATCGCGCTCATTGGGAGCTGTCCATTACGGCGCGTCAGAGAATGAATCCCAGAGCAGGGCCTTTAGAAGGTCCTTGTTTGTGGTGGAGAGCGTGAAGGCCGGCGAGACCTTTACGGAAGTTAACGTGCGATCCATCCGGCCGGGACACGGATTACCTCCGAAGTTCCTCGAACATATAGTCGGGCGTAAGGCAGCACGGGACATTGTTAGAGGCACTCCCCTGACGTGGGAATTGGTCGGAGGGTGA
- a CDS encoding class I SAM-dependent methyltransferase produces MNLAEMKGLRFPDVYVTRFFFKTGFDRRTGNVLELGCGNGNNLMLFYHFGWNVVGIDKDRVAVQDALHNFAAESSARGSYEFVLHDLSTGLKQVSKGHFDVLLIPNSLYYLERGRAEALLADASESLRAGAYVFLRARTVRDFRYGRGQQIDKNAFLLNTEETGEKGLVNVFYHDHELVEMLQRRLALDVTTAGILHVDYQNLQQGMLISNSDVVIWGRKHGHPVSSD; encoded by the coding sequence ATGAACCTCGCGGAAATGAAAGGCCTCCGGTTCCCCGATGTTTATGTAACGAGGTTCTTCTTCAAGACAGGCTTCGATCGACGAACGGGCAATGTCCTGGAACTGGGATGCGGTAACGGGAACAACCTCATGCTCTTCTATCACTTCGGCTGGAATGTGGTCGGAATAGACAAGGATCGAGTGGCAGTCCAAGACGCCTTGCACAACTTTGCGGCAGAGAGTTCTGCCCGCGGATCTTACGAATTTGTTTTGCATGATCTTTCCACAGGCCTGAAACAAGTGTCGAAAGGTCATTTTGACGTGCTGTTGATCCCTAATTCTTTATACTATCTCGAACGAGGTCGCGCAGAAGCGCTTCTGGCCGATGCATCGGAGTCTCTCAGGGCAGGTGCTTATGTTTTCCTTAGAGCACGAACCGTTCGCGATTTCCGCTACGGTCGCGGTCAACAGATCGACAAAAACGCTTTTCTGTTGAACACCGAGGAAACAGGAGAGAAAGGGTTGGTAAACGTCTTTTATCATGACCATGAACTCGTTGAGATGCTGCAGCGTCGTCTGGCCCTGGACGTCACAACAGCGGGGATTCTGCACGTGGATTATCAGAACCTACAGCAAGGCATGCTCATATCAAACTCGGATGTAGTCATATGGGGCAGAAAACACGGCCACCCCGTGTCGTCTGACTGA
- a CDS encoding glycosyltransferase family 1 protein — MGMGPRRVLHVVDGLERGGITTWLMNVLRHTSRDVLQMDFLVHTADPCSYDDEARALGSRILHCPYHRKPWLYARHFTRLVREYGPYDIVHSHCHRFSGLVLRLAYKEAVPVRIVHSHSDASAIVAEEGLFRRAYYSLMDHWIDKYGTVGFAASRSAAKDLFGENWESDGRWKTLFCGIDTTPFHHTYDRRAVREEIGLPSDAPVVGHVGRFTRAKNHMFLLEVFAHALRLEPRLRLILVGDGPEEEIVRQRAEQDDLRERVLFLGSRSDVPRLLLNCVDLFLFPSVFEGLGLALVEAQAAGLPCLVSEQVPREADLVPSLVRRLSLSHGPSEWAGQLLDLISAPPRLSFQEALAIVEQSPFNLSNSIRELQDAYTEQTAPGKKMEASAQSESCT; from the coding sequence ATGGGAATGGGGCCAAGGCGCGTACTTCATGTTGTGGACGGATTAGAACGCGGCGGCATTACCACGTGGCTGATGAACGTGCTTCGCCATACGAGTCGCGACGTTCTTCAGATGGATTTCCTCGTTCATACGGCCGATCCGTGCTCGTACGATGACGAAGCGCGGGCCCTGGGGTCGCGCATCTTGCACTGTCCGTATCACCGAAAACCTTGGCTATACGCCCGCCACTTCACGAGGCTCGTCAGGGAGTATGGTCCTTACGACATCGTTCACAGCCATTGCCATCGTTTCAGCGGGCTTGTGTTACGATTGGCTTACAAAGAAGCAGTACCGGTTCGCATCGTACACAGTCACAGTGACGCGTCCGCGATTGTTGCCGAGGAAGGACTTTTCAGACGAGCTTACTATTCCTTGATGGACCACTGGATCGATAAGTACGGTACCGTAGGGTTTGCTGCAAGCCGTTCCGCGGCTAAAGACCTGTTCGGCGAGAACTGGGAGTCCGATGGCCGATGGAAGACTCTCTTTTGCGGTATTGATACAACACCCTTCCACCACACCTATGATCGAAGAGCAGTTCGTGAGGAGATAGGGTTGCCATCGGATGCGCCGGTGGTAGGCCATGTGGGCAGATTTACGCGAGCCAAAAATCATATGTTCCTGTTGGAGGTTTTTGCTCATGCTTTGAGATTGGAGCCCAGGCTGCGGCTAATCCTTGTGGGTGACGGACCCGAGGAAGAAATCGTTCGCCAACGGGCCGAACAGGACGATCTTAGGGAGAGGGTCCTTTTTCTTGGCTCTCGTTCTGATGTGCCCCGCCTTTTGTTGAATTGTGTGGACCTGTTTCTGTTCCCGTCGGTATTTGAGGGTCTCGGGCTCGCTCTGGTGGAGGCGCAAGCAGCCGGGCTTCCATGTCTTGTTTCAGAGCAGGTCCCTCGCGAAGCGGACCTTGTGCCGTCCCTTGTTCGACGGTTGTCTCTTTCGCACGGACCGTCCGAATGGGCCGGGCAACTTCTCGACTTGATTAGCGCCCCTCCGAGGCTCTCCTTTCAAGAAGCCCTTGCCATAGTGGAACAAAGCCCATTCAACCTTTCAAACAGTATTCGCGAGCTTCAAGATGCATACACCGAGCAAACAGCACCCGGAAAGAAAATGGAGGCTAGCGCCCAATCCGAGTCTTGCACCTGA
- a CDS encoding WbqC family protein, whose amino-acid sequence MAENRVCVIMQPTYLPWLGYFDLIDQSTVFVFLDNVQFSKQSWQQRNRIRTDKGLEWLTVPVLTKGRRGQLIRDVEIRRSNSFPKDHVRCMEVNYARSPFFHKYFAGFEALLLRNCSTLGELNVGVIRWLASEIGIDARFEVATEIDAQGSRSELLANICEEVGANIYLSPVGSASYLTTEHGAFERKNIEVVFQNFDHPEYRQVFKPFMPYASCIDLLFNAGERSLEIIRSGRRPAITFSKMLEQVPHVTAIHQPETNQHG is encoded by the coding sequence ATGGCTGAAAACCGAGTCTGCGTAATAATGCAGCCGACCTATTTGCCCTGGCTGGGATATTTCGACCTCATCGATCAAAGTACGGTCTTTGTTTTTCTGGACAACGTGCAATTTTCCAAGCAATCATGGCAGCAGAGGAACCGGATCAGGACTGACAAGGGACTGGAATGGCTCACCGTTCCCGTTCTAACTAAAGGAAGGCGCGGCCAATTGATCCGGGATGTTGAAATCAGGCGCTCAAATTCGTTTCCAAAAGATCACGTTCGTTGCATGGAAGTGAATTATGCCAGGAGCCCTTTCTTTCACAAATATTTTGCCGGATTCGAAGCCCTCTTGCTCCGGAACTGCTCTACCCTGGGGGAATTGAACGTTGGCGTGATCCGCTGGCTAGCTTCCGAAATAGGTATAGACGCCAGATTTGAAGTGGCCACTGAAATCGACGCTCAAGGAAGCCGCTCCGAACTCTTGGCGAACATTTGTGAGGAAGTCGGAGCAAACATCTATTTATCGCCAGTGGGCTCTGCCTCTTATTTGACCACAGAGCATGGTGCGTTTGAGAGAAAAAACATAGAGGTCGTCTTCCAAAATTTTGACCATCCCGAATACCGGCAGGTCTTCAAACCCTTCATGCCGTACGCCAGTTGCATCGACCTGCTTTTCAACGCGGGCGAAAGATCGCTGGAGATAATCCGGTCAGGCAGACGGCCGGCTATCACCTTCTCAAAGATGCTCGAACAGGTTCCGCATGTTACCGCTATTCATCAACCAGAGACAAATCAGCACGGATAG
- a CDS encoding ABC transporter ATP-binding protein, which translates to MSRHPPDTVLKLENMVFSQQPDPDKRWGMRFIRSLVLAHPRRSLIASLCLLLAGLAEGISVASLVPLLGLVTGQGPHSGSELGRYVRDMLGALGLEPSLPTLLVVIVVMVAAKAALVLVGMKQAGYTVAQVETDLRLSLIRALMKARWEFFITQREGSLANAITIEAERAAVGYWRVCRVVAFSVQVAVYAAVSLLVSWQITLAALAASLIGVRLLGKFVDLSRASGIRQTELLNSISARLVEGLSSIKPLKAMASENMLGQLLESDAKSMNQARQKEILSYESRYALYEPILAVLMAFGLYGALVWWNAELETVVLLALLFWRALTRVNGIQNEYQDLARVESAFWSLNEAISRASSETELTTGGEKPVLSRDITFRNVAFSYGDRRVLNNISLRVPSGSFTALAGPSGAGKTTIADLVVGLIRPQEGDVYVDDLPMSDVDMRAWRSMIGYVPQETILFHDTIYANVTLANPALTPTDAEAALKAAGAWEFVSKLPQRIHTTVGERGAKLSGGQRQRIAIARALVRKPALLVLDEVTSALDPETEAEICSTLMRLKGTMTVLAISHQQALVDVADIVYFLSNKGTLLEAPGADVQKRALAMEFS; encoded by the coding sequence ATGAGCCGCCATCCCCCAGACACAGTGCTAAAGCTCGAAAACATGGTCTTTTCCCAACAGCCGGACCCTGACAAAAGATGGGGAATGCGCTTCATCCGATCGCTTGTCCTGGCTCACCCCAGGCGCAGCCTCATCGCTTCACTATGCCTGTTATTGGCAGGTCTGGCCGAAGGAATAAGCGTGGCGAGCCTCGTGCCTCTGCTCGGCCTTGTGACAGGCCAGGGGCCGCACAGCGGCTCCGAACTGGGCCGATATGTGCGGGACATGCTTGGTGCGTTGGGCCTGGAACCGTCTCTGCCCACACTTCTGGTCGTGATAGTGGTTATGGTGGCTGCCAAGGCCGCTCTTGTCCTTGTAGGCATGAAGCAAGCGGGTTACACGGTGGCACAAGTAGAAACCGACCTTCGTCTTTCCTTGATCCGAGCCCTGATGAAAGCGCGCTGGGAGTTCTTTATAACGCAGCGGGAGGGCTCTCTCGCCAATGCGATAACTATTGAGGCTGAAAGGGCGGCAGTAGGGTACTGGCGCGTGTGCCGGGTTGTGGCTTTCTCGGTTCAGGTGGCAGTGTACGCTGCTGTTTCGTTGCTCGTCTCGTGGCAGATTACCCTGGCTGCCTTGGCTGCCAGCTTGATCGGAGTCCGGTTGCTGGGAAAATTCGTGGACCTGTCCCGCGCATCAGGGATACGCCAGACCGAGTTGCTCAATTCCATTTCCGCACGACTTGTGGAAGGCCTCAGCAGCATAAAACCGCTCAAGGCCATGGCCTCCGAGAACATGCTGGGACAGCTCCTGGAATCCGATGCCAAGAGCATGAACCAGGCAAGGCAAAAGGAGATCCTCAGCTACGAAAGCCGTTACGCCCTGTATGAGCCCATATTGGCTGTGCTCATGGCCTTCGGCCTTTACGGTGCCCTTGTGTGGTGGAACGCGGAACTTGAAACCGTGGTACTACTGGCGCTGCTGTTCTGGAGAGCGCTGACCCGCGTGAACGGGATACAAAACGAGTATCAGGATCTGGCTAGAGTGGAAAGCGCTTTTTGGTCCCTGAATGAGGCTATAAGCCGTGCCTCAAGCGAAACCGAGTTGACAACCGGCGGCGAAAAACCTGTCCTGAGCAGAGACATCACCTTTCGCAATGTTGCCTTCTCGTACGGAGACCGAAGAGTCCTGAATAACATTAGCTTGCGGGTCCCCTCGGGGAGTTTTACGGCCTTGGCAGGCCCATCCGGAGCAGGTAAGACAACTATCGCAGATCTCGTGGTCGGTCTGATAAGACCGCAGGAAGGCGATGTGTATGTTGACGACCTCCCCATGTCGGATGTGGACATGAGGGCCTGGCGCTCTATGATCGGCTACGTGCCGCAGGAGACAATCCTCTTTCACGACACGATATATGCCAACGTCACATTGGCTAATCCCGCGCTTACTCCGACGGATGCGGAAGCAGCTCTTAAGGCTGCCGGCGCATGGGAATTCGTTTCCAAGTTGCCCCAAAGGATTCACACCACGGTCGGGGAGCGGGGCGCCAAGCTCTCAGGAGGGCAACGTCAGAGAATCGCCATTGCTCGGGCCCTGGTGAGAAAACCTGCGCTTCTGGTCCTCGATGAGGTTACTTCTGCATTGGACCCTGAGACAGAAGCGGAAATATGTTCAACGCTGATGCGGTTGAAGGGGACTATGACCGTTTTAGCAATTTCCCATCAACAGGCCCTGGTAGATGTCGCGGACATTGTTTATTTCCTCAGCAACAAAGGGACCCTCCTGGAGGCGCCCGGGGCCGACGTTCAGAAACGGGCGCTCGCTATGGAATTCTCTTGA
- a CDS encoding B12-binding domain-containing radical SAM protein, which yields MKPEILFVNLLTLPLASLGGPSSKEPSPYMPISIPLGILYLSSYIRKHNDVGRVGILDYVLDSANVSAYPTAREFIRHLALNHASFAPDILAFSFGCSASHDFFALCLDELKTIWPEAKTVVGGVHATNCTRQVLENKNVDYVVRGEGEIAFSDFLHQFDGSKDITVKGVYSHASVEQTSSLELAHPITDLDQIPFPDWELIEMNKYVSQKGRRKSIGNAATAKMAEIVTTRGCPFKCTFCSGHTVHGRTVRSRSVENVVGEMKLLHEKYGVTLFIPGDDLFTASKQRTQRLLKAIKGLEITNLELHFTSGLRINSLDAELMDDLVDAGMTMTYLAIESGSPDVQKHIIKKNVDLVKAKYVASYLRSKGVVVRCYVILGFPGETKEQMRETIDYVRELDMDWCSFLTATPLVGSEMYDQFLKLGYIRDDADLWSKTIFVKRTFDTREISAQDLNELAYIANLEINFINNPNKVKGSYERAISLYNDIVESYPFHVIGWHCMMECYRMLGRSDKVAQVQATIASLLESDPAAQEMFKKYGHLIADWSA from the coding sequence ATGAAGCCAGAAATCTTGTTTGTAAACCTCCTGACGTTACCTTTGGCAAGCCTTGGCGGCCCTTCGTCAAAGGAGCCCAGCCCGTATATGCCTATTTCGATACCTTTGGGAATATTGTATCTCTCCTCGTACATCCGCAAGCATAACGACGTAGGAAGAGTTGGAATACTGGATTATGTCTTGGACAGCGCAAACGTATCGGCTTATCCCACTGCACGGGAGTTTATAAGACACCTGGCCTTAAATCATGCTTCCTTTGCTCCGGATATCTTGGCTTTTTCGTTTGGCTGTTCGGCATCTCATGATTTCTTCGCCCTGTGTCTTGACGAACTTAAAACTATTTGGCCCGAAGCCAAAACCGTTGTCGGCGGAGTTCATGCAACCAATTGCACCAGACAGGTTCTTGAAAACAAGAATGTGGACTATGTTGTCCGAGGCGAAGGGGAAATCGCTTTCTCTGATTTCCTGCATCAGTTCGACGGCTCCAAAGACATCACGGTCAAGGGGGTCTACTCACACGCAAGCGTTGAACAAACATCTTCGCTGGAATTGGCTCATCCAATAACAGACCTGGACCAAATACCTTTTCCTGATTGGGAACTCATAGAAATGAACAAGTACGTTTCTCAGAAGGGCCGAAGGAAAAGCATCGGTAATGCAGCTACCGCCAAGATGGCGGAAATTGTTACTACGAGGGGGTGCCCGTTCAAGTGCACCTTCTGCTCCGGTCACACGGTCCACGGCCGTACGGTAAGAAGTCGCTCCGTTGAGAACGTGGTGGGGGAAATGAAACTGCTGCACGAGAAATATGGTGTGACATTGTTTATCCCAGGCGATGATTTGTTTACAGCGTCAAAACAGAGGACACAACGTTTATTAAAAGCCATCAAAGGATTGGAGATCACCAATTTGGAACTCCATTTCACCAGCGGTCTACGGATCAATTCCCTGGACGCGGAACTTATGGATGATCTCGTCGACGCAGGGATGACTATGACTTACCTGGCAATAGAATCCGGTTCACCGGACGTTCAAAAACATATCATAAAGAAAAATGTCGATCTGGTGAAGGCCAAATACGTAGCTTCATATTTGAGATCCAAGGGTGTAGTAGTCAGGTGTTATGTCATCCTGGGCTTTCCCGGAGAGACCAAGGAGCAAATGCGAGAAACCATCGACTATGTGAGAGAACTTGATATGGACTGGTGTTCTTTCTTGACAGCGACTCCTCTCGTCGGTTCGGAGATGTATGACCAATTTCTGAAGCTGGGATATATCCGCGATGATGCCGACTTGTGGTCCAAAACCATTTTCGTGAAACGGACTTTCGATACGCGTGAGATTTCTGCCCAGGACTTGAACGAACTTGCCTACATCGCGAATCTTGAAATTAACTTCATAAACAATCCGAACAAAGTTAAGGGCTCATATGAAAGAGCGATTTCACTGTACAACGACATAGTGGAATCTTATCCATTTCACGTCATAGGATGGCATTGCATGATGGAGTGTTATCGGATGCTGGGCCGTTCGGACAAGGTTGCTCAAGTCCAAGCAACGATAGCCTCCTTGCTGGAATCGGATCCGGCTGCCCAGGAAATGTTTAAGAAATATGGCCACTTGATTGCTGATTGGTCGGCATAG
- a CDS encoding glycosyltransferase: MLRVIPRDACRMDVCCKGDDKGPWAWQAEELGAEVYHCPLRPSHIGFMRGLERLLKTGRYDVVHNHLGVYSGFPVWISHRAGVPVISTFHTTRIDDPHNWWLRLPILTQLRRLYGRISINYAVRNSELVTGVSKGVLENMAPDKCRISGQCRVLYLGTDVPPAPTPQSRVDFRTALGLSAQAPLVLHVGRFMEQKNHVGLIAIFERVLLDCPETKLLLVGEGILKESIKALVENLGLGTSVLFLGHRNDVADIMRNCDVFLLPSFYEGLPVVALEANAASLPLVGSRIPGLAEAVEEGRTAILHDVDDIRGMADSVVRLLTDPASARRLGEAGRERIQQEFSAEAGAKRLLELYAECRPRVRAQAGG, encoded by the coding sequence ATGCTGCGAGTGATCCCGAGAGATGCATGCCGTATGGACGTGTGCTGTAAAGGAGATGACAAGGGTCCTTGGGCATGGCAGGCGGAAGAACTCGGGGCCGAGGTCTACCACTGCCCTTTGCGGCCTTCTCATATCGGATTTATGCGAGGCCTGGAACGCCTGTTGAAGACTGGACGTTATGATGTTGTTCATAACCACCTTGGCGTGTACAGCGGTTTCCCCGTCTGGATATCACACAGAGCAGGTGTCCCGGTCATTTCCACCTTTCACACCACAAGGATAGATGATCCGCACAATTGGTGGCTCAGGCTCCCCATCTTGACTCAACTGCGCAGATTGTACGGTCGGATAAGCATCAACTATGCCGTGAGAAATTCTGAACTGGTTACCGGCGTTTCTAAAGGCGTGCTGGAAAACATGGCCCCGGATAAGTGCAGGATCAGTGGCCAATGTCGAGTTCTTTACCTCGGGACCGATGTGCCGCCGGCTCCGACTCCGCAAAGCAGAGTGGATTTCAGAACAGCATTGGGACTGTCTGCACAGGCGCCTTTGGTTCTCCATGTAGGCCGCTTCATGGAACAAAAAAACCATGTCGGCCTCATCGCGATATTCGAGCGCGTGCTGCTAGATTGCCCTGAGACAAAGCTTCTCCTGGTCGGAGAAGGCATTTTGAAGGAATCCATCAAAGCCCTGGTGGAAAATCTCGGACTGGGGACTTCGGTCCTATTTCTGGGGCATCGAAACGATGTAGCCGATATAATGCGAAATTGCGATGTTTTCTTGCTTCCGTCGTTTTATGAAGGACTTCCGGTGGTAGCGCTGGAAGCTAACGCGGCTTCCCTGCCGCTGGTGGGATCGAGAATTCCGGGCCTGGCCGAGGCGGTGGAAGAAGGTCGTACAGCCATCTTGCACGATGTGGACGATATCCGGGGCATGGCCGACTCAGTGGTCAGGCTCCTCACTGATCCGGCTTCGGCGCGCCGACTCGGCGAGGCAGGCCGCGAACGCATCCAACAAGAGTTTTCAGCCGAAGCCGGAGCAAAACGCCTACTGGAACTGTACGCCGAATGCCGGCCACGAGTGCGGGCCCAGGCTGGTGGGTAA
- a CDS encoding YfhO family protein, which translates to MQASARIQAEVDLRKIPLPDSRWLSSNWAIIFALWSLWLSITYFGLGPLSFVFLHDTGDSALPYRIALSSAVINRIWGYWDFQKVVGIDSLSMQVWPFQPDVMVFALLPGWLAYGLIKFVQRFMAGYFTFRLLTGPAGLPPAPSLYAGLVYGAYVQAGMNVNISGFSLDNGFLTEAGLPFVLWALSRLDAYAFRSYIYAALVGLFFACTAWFPNAVYLLPMVFFWFIVVPPKEGRRFMLIPLSFTLAWSIASLPLAKALIENVPLSHRADWPGPMGPSWDNHVLHEYMLRKVAFSWQIILDNAWALGLAVVGLFVSRRRDRRLLALVLAAMLCLVFQPIYGPVHEFFHQHLVFLKAVNFNRVYLLVPFLLSLAAAFGASHIPFKVSIPRALSGTRCRELSIRSLLIGLAVIWVLGQSCVIQVRNMYHATLGANFKEFYLHPAVEQLSLHTKHLPPFRVATVAEALRPPACLWTLGFETPDGYVNVYSKRYQEFWEKVISPLILSNQDIFRFFHNWGSKVYLFSPSYFNPFPRFDRAQFAPLRLRDHYNLSLLSLANVQFLVSPVRLADENLSELPRVETGNLIAFQQQGVLSRLIDYVAGKKPFAPLYIYENRLFMPRFLPMTKVELFDQSSDLLDALGKAEYEQLRTTAFLKKSDVGTLPLDQLSSGNAEVKLLDYSADRIVLGADAASDFILVISHNYSPYWKASIDGRPATVFPADHTFQGLYVTKGRHEITLRYQPPYAPFSHDR; encoded by the coding sequence ATGCAGGCAAGCGCTCGGATTCAGGCAGAGGTTGACCTCCGGAAAATTCCCCTTCCGGACTCCCGGTGGCTTAGCTCTAATTGGGCCATCATTTTTGCCTTATGGTCGCTGTGGCTGTCCATCACTTATTTTGGCTTGGGGCCGCTGTCATTCGTCTTTCTGCATGATACCGGCGACAGCGCATTGCCTTATCGCATCGCGTTGTCTTCAGCAGTGATCAACCGCATCTGGGGCTACTGGGACTTCCAGAAGGTAGTGGGAATTGACAGCCTGTCAATGCAGGTCTGGCCCTTCCAACCTGATGTGATGGTGTTCGCGCTTTTGCCCGGCTGGTTGGCGTACGGCCTGATAAAGTTTGTTCAGCGATTTATGGCCGGATATTTTACATTTCGTCTTCTGACCGGGCCCGCCGGGCTTCCGCCGGCACCCTCGCTGTATGCAGGCCTTGTTTACGGTGCCTACGTTCAAGCAGGCATGAATGTGAATATTTCCGGCTTTTCCCTGGACAACGGATTCCTCACCGAGGCAGGGTTGCCTTTTGTGTTGTGGGCTCTTTCCCGTCTGGATGCCTACGCTTTCCGATCATACATATATGCTGCACTTGTCGGGCTGTTTTTCGCTTGTACCGCTTGGTTTCCCAATGCCGTATACCTTTTGCCTATGGTTTTCTTTTGGTTTATCGTGGTGCCGCCCAAGGAGGGAAGGCGGTTCATGCTCATTCCATTGTCCTTTACCTTAGCCTGGAGCATTGCTTCCCTGCCACTGGCAAAGGCCTTGATCGAGAACGTCCCTCTTTCGCATCGTGCGGACTGGCCTGGGCCGATGGGACCTTCTTGGGACAATCACGTCTTGCATGAGTATATGCTCAGGAAAGTCGCGTTCTCCTGGCAAATAATACTGGACAATGCATGGGCGCTGGGCCTCGCTGTCGTCGGTTTGTTCGTTTCCCGCCGCCGCGATCGTCGCCTGCTGGCCTTGGTCCTCGCGGCTATGCTTTGTTTGGTATTTCAGCCCATATACGGACCAGTCCATGAGTTCTTTCATCAGCACTTGGTTTTCCTGAAGGCTGTAAACTTCAACAGGGTATATCTCTTGGTGCCCTTTCTTTTGAGTCTGGCAGCCGCTTTCGGAGCGAGCCACATACCTTTTAAAGTTTCTATCCCAAGAGCCCTTAGTGGAACTCGGTGTCGGGAACTCTCGATCAGATCGTTGCTGATTGGTTTAGCCGTGATATGGGTTTTGGGCCAGTCCTGTGTCATCCAGGTCAGAAACATGTATCACGCGACGCTGGGGGCCAACTTCAAGGAGTTCTACCTTCATCCTGCCGTTGAGCAACTGTCGCTCCATACGAAACACTTACCTCCCTTTCGAGTAGCCACGGTTGCCGAGGCCCTTCGACCTCCGGCCTGCTTGTGGACACTAGGTTTTGAGACTCCGGACGGGTACGTGAACGTCTACTCCAAGAGATACCAGGAATTCTGGGAGAAGGTGATTTCTCCGTTGATCCTTTCCAATCAAGATATCTTCAGGTTCTTTCACAATTGGGGCAGCAAGGTGTACCTTTTTTCACCTTCCTATTTCAATCCCTTCCCCAGGTTCGACAGGGCTCAGTTTGCTCCGCTCCGACTGAGAGATCACTACAACCTTTCCTTGCTTTCTTTGGCCAATGTTCAGTTCCTTGTTTCGCCGGTCCGGCTGGCGGACGAGAATCTTTCTGAATTGCCGCGCGTGGAAACAGGCAATCTAATCGCTTTTCAGCAGCAAGGGGTTCTGAGCAGACTAATCGACTATGTGGCTGGCAAGAAGCCCTTTGCACCTCTGTACATATACGAAAACCGACTATTTATGCCTCGGTTCCTTCCAATGACCAAAGTGGAATTGTTCGATCAAAGTTCGGACCTGCTGGATGCTCTGGGAAAGGCCGAATACGAGCAGCTTCGGACCACGGCATTCCTGAAGAAATCCGACGTTGGCACATTGCCTCTTGATCAGCTCTCATCGGGGAACGCCGAAGTAAAACTGTTGGACTATTCTGCCGATAGAATAGTCCTGGGAGCCGATGCTGCCTCTGATTTCATATTGGTAATCAGCCATAACTACAGCCCCTACTGGAAGGCCTCGATCGATGGGAGGCCGGCAACGGTTTTCCCGGCGGATCATACGTTCCAAGGGTTATATGTCACAAAAGGACGACACGAGATCACGTTGAGGTACCAGCCGCCGTACGCGCCGTTTTCCCACGATCGGTGA